CGGTCTCGTCGGGCAGCAGCGTGCGCAGCAGCTCGTCGTCGGGACCGAGCGGACGCCAGCCGGGCGGCGGTGGCGTGGCGAGGAGCACTGCCATGACTTTCCTGGCGCGCTCCTCATGGGTTTCCGGGGTGAAACTGAGCCACGAAGAGAGTGCCATGGCGACGGCGAAACGGTTTGCGTCGTCCAGCACTGCCGGCCAACCGTCAGGGAGGTTCTCGGACAGCTCGCGCACGAGTTGCCCGCGCACC
The sequence above is drawn from the Pyxidicoccus trucidator genome and encodes:
- a CDS encoding NUDIX hydrolase; this translates as MSDRNTWRDDWKVRLYERVRERGHDSLSAFANAHPTVSLIALAEELGEDDVNAVQVFSGLVAEAERSHQVTRLVRGQLVRELSENLPDGWPAVLDDANRFAVAMALSSWLSFTPETHEERARKVMAVLLATPPPPGWRPLGPDDELLRTLLPDETA